In Microbulbifer pacificus, the genomic stretch CACTCCGCGCATCATGCAAGACGAGTTCATGTCTTTCAGCAAGTGATTACCCAGCCCATCTTTCTTGTCGGTCCCATGGGGGCCGGCAAGTCTACCATCGGCAAATTATTGGCAGCCCAGCTCGGGCTGCCTTTTGCCGATTCCGACAAGGTCATCGAAGATCGCAGCGGCGCGGATATTCCGTGGATTTTTGACGTGGAGGGCGAGGCCGGTTTTCGCCGCCGTGAGCGTGCGGTGTTACAGGACCTTTGCGAAGGTGAGTCGCAGGTGGTTGCAACCGGCGGTGGCATTGTACTGATGCCGGAGAATCGCACGCTGCTTAAACATCACGGATTCGTGGTCTACCTGCGCGCGAGCCTTGACCAGCTGGTGGAGCGCACCTCCAAAAACAGCAATCGCCCGCTGCTGCAGGTGGCGGACCCACGGGCCAAGTTGCAGGAAATTCTGCAGCAGCGCGAACGCTACTATGACGAAGTCGCCGATCTCGTGTGTGATACCGACGACTGCACACCCAAGCAGGCTGCCCAGCTTGTGGTTGACCGCCTGATGGCCGTATCCACCGGCTGAGCCTCCGCTCACTTCTCAACATTGGCGTCCCGCGGTGTTAGAGTGCGGCCTCGCCCGAATTATTTCCATTTGTTCGTTTGCCCGTTTGTGTGCTTAAGGGAGTAGCCATGCACAGTCTCGATGTCGATCTGGGTGATCGCAGTTACCCCATTCTGATTGGTTCCGGCCTGCTCGATAATCCCGCCCACTTCACCGGTGCGATCCGCGGTCGCCAGGTGCTGGTTGTCACTAACGAAACCATCGCGCCTCTGTACCTGGAAAAAGTGCTGGCCAGCCTGCAGGGGTTCAGCAAGGTGGACACTGTGCTGCTGCCCGATGGCGAAGCTTTCAAGACGCTGGATACACTCAACCGGATTTTCGATGCGCTGCTGGAAAAACGCCACGACCGCAGCACCACTATCATCGCTCTGGGCGGCGGTGTGGTGGGTGATATGAGTGGCTTTGCCGCCGCCTGCTATCAGCGCGGTGTGGATTTTGTACAGGTTCCTACTACATTGCTCTCGCAGGTGGATTCCTCGGTAGGCGGCAAGACCGGGGTCAACCATCCGCTTGGCAAGAACATGATCGGTGCTTTCTACCAGCCGCAGATGGTACTGATCGATATCGATACGCTGACCACGCTGCCGGATCGCGAACTGTCCGCCGGTCTCGCAGAGGTCATCAAATACGGCATGATCTGCGATGCGCCATTCTTCCGCTGGCTGGAACAGAATATGGATGCGCTGCTGGCACGCGATCCCGCGGCACTGGCGTATGCGGTAGAGCGCAGCTGCGCGGACAAGGCCGCGGTGGTAGCGGAAGATGAGCGCGAATCCGGACGCCGGGCCATTCTCAATTTCGGCCACACCTTCGGTCATGCCATCGAGGCGGTACAGGGCTACGGCAAATGGTTGCATGGTGAGGCGGTCGCGGCGGGGATGGCGATGGCCGCCGAGCTGTCACGGCTGAGTGGCTGGATCTCTGCAGACGACGTGCGTCGATTGCGTACGCTGCTAACCAGGGCCAGTCTGCCGCAACAATCCCCTGAAGATATGGCCGTTAACGATTATCTCCAGGCGATGTCAGTGGATAAAAAGGTGCAGGATGGCAAATTGCGCCTTGTGCTGTTGCGCGCCATTGGGGATGCGCAGATTGTTGCCGATACTCCCAGAGATCAGCTGATAGAAGCTTTGCGCGCCTGTGGTGCGCGGTGACAGTTTTGTAGTTTTTTTACCAGAATGAGGATTCTTTGACATAAATGGATTTCTGGAGAAGATAAATCGGTTAAGTGGCATGTCAACAGCGAAAAAAACTGGCGAAT encodes the following:
- the aroB gene encoding 3-dehydroquinate synthase, coding for MHSLDVDLGDRSYPILIGSGLLDNPAHFTGAIRGRQVLVVTNETIAPLYLEKVLASLQGFSKVDTVLLPDGEAFKTLDTLNRIFDALLEKRHDRSTTIIALGGGVVGDMSGFAAACYQRGVDFVQVPTTLLSQVDSSVGGKTGVNHPLGKNMIGAFYQPQMVLIDIDTLTTLPDRELSAGLAEVIKYGMICDAPFFRWLEQNMDALLARDPAALAYAVERSCADKAAVVAEDERESGRRAILNFGHTFGHAIEAVQGYGKWLHGEAVAAGMAMAAELSRLSGWISADDVRRLRTLLTRASLPQQSPEDMAVNDYLQAMSVDKKVQDGKLRLVLLRAIGDAQIVADTPRDQLIEALRACGAR
- the aroK gene encoding shikimate kinase AroK, which codes for MTQPIFLVGPMGAGKSTIGKLLAAQLGLPFADSDKVIEDRSGADIPWIFDVEGEAGFRRRERAVLQDLCEGESQVVATGGGIVLMPENRTLLKHHGFVVYLRASLDQLVERTSKNSNRPLLQVADPRAKLQEILQQRERYYDEVADLVCDTDDCTPKQAAQLVVDRLMAVSTG